From one Streptomyces sp. R41 genomic stretch:
- a CDS encoding alpha/beta fold hydrolase, translating to MPSTVHALSLPSGELDVTVDDRGQGHPFLVLHGGGGPQTVAPFAGLLAAQRPARVLTPVHPGFGGTARPGWLTDVATLAQAYVQLLDELGLTDVTVLGNSIGGWIAAEIALLGSDRISGVVLVNAAGIKVPGHPIADTFSLTPAELSRLAFHDPAKFAVDPTTLPEAARAVMAANRAALEVYSGPYVMEDPTLRERLAKVTHPALVAWGESDEVCDAEYGRAYAAAIPEARFELLPDTGHMPQIETPEQLLTVVWDFADSHATNRP from the coding sequence ATGCCCAGCACCGTCCACGCCCTCAGCCTCCCCTCCGGCGAGCTCGACGTCACCGTCGACGACCGGGGGCAGGGGCACCCCTTCCTCGTGCTGCACGGCGGCGGCGGCCCGCAGACGGTCGCGCCGTTCGCCGGGCTGCTCGCCGCACAGCGGCCGGCCAGGGTCCTCACCCCGGTGCACCCCGGCTTCGGCGGCACGGCCAGGCCCGGCTGGCTGACCGACGTCGCGACCCTCGCCCAGGCCTACGTACAGCTGCTGGACGAACTCGGCCTCACGGACGTCACCGTCCTCGGCAACTCCATCGGCGGCTGGATCGCCGCCGAAATCGCCCTGCTCGGCAGCGACCGGATCAGCGGCGTCGTCCTCGTCAACGCCGCCGGCATCAAGGTCCCCGGCCATCCCATCGCCGACACCTTCTCCCTCACTCCCGCCGAGCTGTCGCGGCTCGCCTTCCACGACCCCGCGAAGTTCGCCGTCGACCCGACCACCCTCCCGGAGGCCGCCCGCGCGGTGATGGCCGCAAACCGCGCAGCCCTAGAGGTCTACTCGGGGCCGTACGTCATGGAGGACCCCACCCTCCGCGAGCGCCTGGCCAAGGTCACGCACCCGGCCCTCGTGGCGTGGGGCGAGAGCGACGAGGTCTGCGACGCCGAGTACGGGCGGGCGTACGCGGCGGCCATCCCGGAGGCCCGGTTCGAGCTTCTGCCCGACACCGGCCACATGCCCCAGATCGAGACGCCCGAGCAACTGCTGACCGTGGTCTGGGACTTCGCCGACTCCCACGCCACGAACCGGCCCTGA
- a CDS encoding cupin domain-containing protein produces MNEVSVVGPDGGETIQLGPTQMRILEDGSTTGHRIGIGEITLAPHTQGPPQHRHAQHDEGFYVVSGTVHFTIGETTHSAPAGTLAMIPPGAPHTFANLGDEPAVMLNTFTPDLYVQYFRDLRDMIAGGREMDAESTAEVMSRYATVPATDFA; encoded by the coding sequence ATGAACGAGGTTTCCGTGGTCGGCCCGGACGGCGGTGAGACGATCCAGCTGGGCCCGACCCAGATGCGCATCCTCGAGGACGGGAGCACCACCGGGCACCGGATCGGGATCGGTGAGATCACCCTCGCCCCGCACACCCAAGGCCCGCCGCAGCACCGTCACGCCCAGCACGACGAGGGCTTCTACGTCGTCTCCGGCACCGTGCACTTCACCATCGGGGAGACCACGCACAGCGCCCCGGCCGGCACGCTCGCGATGATCCCGCCCGGCGCCCCGCACACCTTCGCCAACCTCGGCGACGAGCCGGCGGTGATGCTCAACACCTTCACGCCCGACCTGTACGTGCAGTACTTCCGCGACCTGCGGGACATGATCGCCGGCGGCCGGGAGATGGACGCCGAGTCGACCGCCGAGGTGATGAGCCGTTACGCCACCGTTCCCGCCACCGACTTCGCCTGA
- a CDS encoding TetR/AcrR family transcriptional regulator, with the protein MATTQTDTGRSNQKKRTRTAIVEAARELIGTGVEVTMPAIARAALVSEATAYRYFPDLPSLISEALAGIWPAPADALRPVADSRDPVERVAFACEFLLRGILARQGAVRAMIAATITRPETVTARPGIRFGLIDHALVPLQDTLGATDPDAFAQLERDLAVVVSAEALFSLTDLCGLDPDEAVTSAVRTATTLTEAAVRAARR; encoded by the coding sequence ATGGCGACGACACAGACGGACACCGGCCGCAGCAACCAGAAGAAGCGCACGCGCACGGCGATCGTCGAGGCGGCCCGCGAACTCATCGGCACGGGCGTCGAGGTGACCATGCCCGCGATCGCCCGAGCGGCCCTGGTCTCCGAGGCCACCGCCTACCGGTACTTCCCCGACCTTCCGTCACTGATCAGCGAAGCCCTGGCCGGCATCTGGCCCGCGCCCGCCGACGCGCTCCGACCGGTGGCGGACTCCCGCGACCCCGTCGAACGCGTCGCCTTCGCCTGCGAGTTCCTGCTCCGCGGCATACTCGCCCGCCAGGGCGCGGTGCGCGCGATGATCGCCGCCACCATCACCCGCCCCGAGACGGTGACCGCGCGACCCGGTATCCGCTTCGGCCTCATCGACCACGCGCTCGTCCCCCTCCAGGACACCTTGGGGGCGACGGATCCGGACGCCTTCGCCCAGCTCGAGCGGGACCTCGCGGTGGTCGTCAGCGCGGAGGCCCTGTTCTCTCTCACCGACCTGTGCGGGCTCGACCCCGACGAGGCGGTCACCAGCGCCGTACGGACCGCGACCACCCTGACCGAAGCGGCGGTCCGCGCGGCGCGGCGCTGA
- a CDS encoding DUF952 domain-containing protein, producing the protein MIYHVVPLDEWNASPDQPYAPASLAEDGFVHCSPDEETTLTIVNTFYRTTPRPLLALLLDEDGLTATCEWEAAVPAPPPGVAESTLFPHVFGPVNRDAVVRVLEVRWDEEGRATGLEDAG; encoded by the coding sequence ATGATCTATCACGTCGTACCGCTCGACGAGTGGAACGCCAGCCCCGATCAGCCGTACGCACCCGCTTCCCTCGCGGAGGACGGTTTCGTCCACTGTTCCCCCGACGAGGAGACGACGCTCACCATCGTCAACACGTTCTACCGCACCACTCCCAGGCCGCTGCTGGCGCTGCTCCTCGACGAGGACGGGCTCACCGCGACGTGCGAATGGGAGGCGGCCGTCCCCGCTCCGCCGCCCGGGGTCGCCGAGAGCACCCTGTTCCCGCACGTGTTCGGGCCGGTCAACCGCGACGCCGTCGTGCGCGTCCTGGAGGTCCGCTGGGACGAGGAAGGCCGGGCGACGGGGCTGGAGGACGCCGGCTGA
- a CDS encoding PP2C family protein-serine/threonine phosphatase, protein MPRRRTDSSSGAAELLNTLGDLTGRILDRIKVQQARVELAAALQRQVLAAELPVLPYLHVAGRYAPARAGLDIGGDWYDGFLMPDGSVGFVIGDVQGHDVEAAALMGQVRTCLRAVAIATTDPAEVLRRTNDLLVAMDCGLFVTCSFLRFDPVTCELADARAGHVPAVWATAAGRCDIVLTDGGLPLGIHAGESYRSTRRLLTDVGAFVLLTDGVVEGPDYPIDEGLEQVAELVAGSCRTDPDELAAQVIKVADLTGHSDDAAVLVLRYGGLRDEPYGGLRDAQRYGGRQEQRQGEE, encoded by the coding sequence ATGCCTCGCCGCCGCACCGATTCGTCCAGTGGCGCAGCAGAGCTGCTGAACACGCTCGGTGATCTCACCGGCCGGATACTGGACCGGATCAAGGTCCAGCAGGCCCGTGTGGAACTCGCTGCCGCGCTGCAGCGCCAGGTCCTCGCCGCCGAGCTGCCGGTTCTGCCCTACCTGCACGTGGCGGGACGGTACGCACCTGCACGGGCCGGGCTGGACATAGGCGGCGACTGGTACGACGGCTTCCTCATGCCGGACGGCTCGGTGGGATTCGTGATCGGCGATGTACAGGGCCACGACGTCGAGGCCGCGGCTCTCATGGGACAGGTGCGCACCTGTCTGCGCGCCGTCGCCATCGCCACCACGGACCCGGCGGAAGTGCTCCGGCGCACCAACGACCTGCTCGTGGCCATGGACTGCGGGCTGTTCGTCACCTGTTCGTTCCTGCGCTTCGACCCGGTCACGTGCGAGCTCGCCGACGCCCGCGCAGGGCATGTCCCCGCCGTCTGGGCCACGGCGGCCGGCCGCTGCGACATCGTCCTGACTGACGGCGGCCTGCCGCTGGGCATCCACGCCGGCGAGAGCTACCGGTCGACCCGCCGACTGCTCACCGACGTGGGCGCGTTCGTGCTGCTCACCGACGGTGTGGTGGAAGGCCCCGACTACCCGATCGACGAAGGGCTCGAGCAGGTGGCCGAACTGGTCGCCGGCTCCTGTCGCACCGACCCGGACGAGCTGGCCGCACAGGTGATCAAGGTGGCGGACCTCACCGGCCACAGCGACGACGCCGCGGTTCTTGTCCTTCGCTACGGAGGGCTCCGGGACGAGCCTTACGGAGGGCTCCGGGACGCACAGCGCTACGGAGGGCGACAGGAGCAGCGGCAGGGCGAAGAATGA
- a CDS encoding MASE1 domain-containing protein, which produces MDVARRERLRRYTAEGLRLAAVAAAYYVSAKIGLQQQLVRGQVTPFWPPTGIALVVLMLWGLRMWPGIALGAFLVNVMLGPSILPVLAIAAGNTLAPICAYLLLRRVGFRTELDRLQDALALVFLGALSGMLISATLGTGVLVASGALKAQDFWPTWSVWWTGDAMGVLVIAPFLLALRGARWPRGAPVLRWAEAVALLGGTAAVTAAVTHSSIELLFLVVPFLIWAAFRFQLAGAAPCVLIASVIAIDAGAVGSGPFSGHDLLAKMVILQAFNGTVSLTALLLSAIVTERNRTLREIEEACERLTEALSRLASDETLHQWPSSRPKGRDHRT; this is translated from the coding sequence ATGGACGTGGCGCGCAGGGAGAGGCTCCGGCGGTACACGGCCGAGGGCCTGCGGCTGGCTGCCGTTGCGGCCGCCTACTACGTCAGCGCCAAGATCGGGCTGCAGCAACAACTGGTGCGCGGGCAGGTCACGCCCTTCTGGCCGCCCACCGGCATCGCTCTCGTCGTCCTGATGCTGTGGGGCCTTCGCATGTGGCCAGGGATCGCTCTCGGGGCGTTCCTGGTGAATGTGATGCTCGGGCCGTCGATCCTCCCCGTGCTCGCCATCGCGGCCGGCAACACGCTCGCCCCGATCTGCGCCTACCTCCTCCTGCGGCGTGTGGGGTTCCGTACCGAACTCGACCGGCTGCAGGACGCGCTGGCGCTGGTCTTCCTCGGGGCGCTGAGCGGGATGCTGATCAGCGCGACGCTCGGCACTGGGGTCCTGGTGGCCTCCGGCGCGCTGAAAGCCCAGGATTTCTGGCCGACCTGGTCGGTGTGGTGGACGGGCGACGCGATGGGGGTCCTGGTCATCGCGCCGTTCCTGCTGGCCTTGCGCGGCGCCCGATGGCCACGCGGCGCGCCTGTCCTCCGCTGGGCCGAGGCGGTGGCCCTGCTGGGCGGCACGGCAGCGGTCACCGCGGCGGTCACGCACAGCTCGATCGAACTTCTCTTTCTCGTCGTCCCCTTCCTGATCTGGGCGGCCTTCCGCTTCCAGCTGGCGGGCGCCGCGCCCTGTGTGCTGATCGCCTCCGTGATCGCGATCGACGCGGGCGCCGTCGGGTCGGGCCCGTTCTCCGGTCACGACCTCCTCGCCAAGATGGTCATCCTGCAGGCCTTCAACGGCACCGTGTCACTGACGGCCCTTCTGCTCTCGGCGATCGTCACCGAGCGGAACCGCACCCTCCGGGAGATCGAAGAGGCCTGCGAGCGCCTGACGGAAGCACTGTCCCGGCTCGCGTCGGACGAGACGCTCCATCAGTGGCCGTCCTCCCGCCCGAAAGGACGCGATCACCGGACGTAG
- a CDS encoding cell wall-binding repeat-containing protein: protein MNARTRRRSAALTTVAALAAGLLATLPGQASAASGSWPAIDGKLLYTDVGGQLAFVNPDGTSSNSFHPTGNQGAWSADGSQVAFVNPYDDHVRTAWADSEDTGIDIAMPAGSGWHPKDPTFWYGGGGIVFAAGGRLRLTAADGTRAPKALFGTDVDGCDSKPSGAVNGTLAFVRTGTSCTTTGTPAVWVYNGRTGAFTKLAANANEPSISPDGTAVAFTRTVDGHKQLFSVKTDGTGLTQLTTDATDHNRPAWSPQGNRIAYDIYFTGSPDTGPSGPQVWIHDLGTGTETQVPQGDGTDVAWQPIRDNAISRVWGSDTYDTNIAASKWTWNTVGTSTPGLMNAGAAVLISKSDAAYATTATSLAGKKRGPVLMTSGTGLDASVQTELKRMLPKGKTVYLVGGTKILSSAVASKVTSLGYTAKRLSDVSRYSTSVAVAKTITSAPKYVFLATGTDYHNALAASSAAGSLGSSGTAVVLLTEGSTMTASVYGYLNKYSPSTTRIITVGTDAESALAKAYNAGKMPNWPSKYTYYRVADGTPQSNARQLAQFWWSLPSDAAVASVSSWRGGVSASSAMTTFGPLLWTETTSLPYDTKRYLMWMSSSLHHVAVFGGTSSVDASVLPKIGAAIGVGTHYVYRPYYKGVAPQSTAAQPLPSSTVSAPSPDLAPLRVTATR from the coding sequence TTGAACGCGCGTACGCGTCGCAGATCCGCGGCGCTCACCACCGTCGCCGCGCTCGCGGCGGGGCTCCTCGCCACGCTTCCGGGGCAGGCCTCGGCCGCCTCCGGCAGCTGGCCCGCCATCGACGGGAAGCTGCTGTACACGGACGTCGGCGGACAGCTGGCCTTCGTCAACCCCGACGGGACCTCGTCGAACTCGTTCCACCCGACCGGTAACCAGGGCGCCTGGTCCGCCGACGGCAGCCAGGTCGCGTTCGTGAACCCGTACGACGACCACGTCCGCACGGCATGGGCCGACTCGGAGGACACCGGGATCGACATCGCCATGCCTGCGGGCAGCGGCTGGCATCCGAAGGATCCGACGTTCTGGTACGGGGGCGGCGGCATCGTCTTCGCGGCGGGCGGCCGACTGCGGCTGACCGCGGCCGACGGAACCCGCGCGCCCAAGGCGCTGTTCGGCACCGATGTCGACGGCTGCGACTCCAAGCCCAGCGGCGCGGTCAACGGCACGCTGGCCTTCGTGCGTACCGGCACGAGCTGCACCACCACCGGCACGCCCGCCGTGTGGGTCTACAACGGCCGTACCGGGGCGTTCACCAAGCTCGCCGCCAACGCCAACGAGCCGAGCATCTCCCCCGACGGCACGGCGGTGGCCTTCACCCGCACGGTCGACGGGCACAAGCAGCTCTTCAGCGTCAAGACCGACGGCACCGGGCTCACCCAGCTCACCACGGACGCGACCGACCACAACCGGCCCGCCTGGTCGCCGCAGGGCAACCGGATCGCGTACGACATCTACTTCACCGGCAGCCCGGACACCGGCCCCAGCGGCCCGCAGGTCTGGATCCACGACCTCGGCACGGGCACGGAGACGCAGGTCCCCCAGGGCGACGGCACGGACGTGGCCTGGCAGCCGATCCGGGACAACGCGATCTCCCGTGTCTGGGGCTCGGACACGTACGACACCAACATCGCCGCGTCCAAGTGGACCTGGAACACCGTCGGTACGAGCACCCCTGGCCTGATGAACGCCGGCGCGGCCGTGCTCATCAGCAAGTCCGACGCGGCATACGCCACCACCGCGACGTCGCTGGCCGGCAAGAAGCGCGGGCCGGTGCTGATGACCTCCGGCACGGGCCTGGACGCCTCGGTGCAGACGGAGCTCAAGCGCATGCTGCCGAAGGGCAAGACCGTCTACCTGGTCGGCGGCACCAAGATCCTCAGCAGCGCGGTGGCGTCCAAGGTGACCTCACTCGGATACACGGCCAAGCGGCTGTCGGACGTCTCGCGCTACTCCACCTCGGTGGCCGTGGCCAAGACCATCACCAGCGCGCCGAAGTACGTCTTCCTGGCGACCGGCACCGACTACCACAACGCCCTCGCGGCGAGTTCCGCCGCCGGTTCCCTGGGCAGTTCGGGGACCGCGGTCGTCCTGCTGACCGAGGGTTCGACCATGACCGCGTCGGTCTACGGCTACCTCAACAAGTACAGCCCGAGCACGACGAGGATCATCACGGTCGGGACCGACGCCGAGTCGGCCCTGGCCAAGGCGTACAACGCGGGCAAGATGCCGAACTGGCCCAGCAAGTACACCTATTACCGTGTCGCCGACGGCACACCGCAGTCGAACGCCCGGCAGCTCGCCCAGTTCTGGTGGTCGCTGCCGTCGGACGCCGCGGTGGCCTCCGTGAGCAGCTGGCGCGGCGGGGTCTCCGCGTCGTCGGCGATGACCACCTTCGGCCCGCTGCTGTGGACCGAGACCACCTCACTGCCGTACGACACCAAGCGGTACCTGATGTGGATGTCCTCGAGCCTGCACCACGTGGCCGTCTTCGGCGGCACGAGCTCGGTCGACGCGTCGGTCCTCCCCAAGATCGGTGCGGCCATCGGCGTGGGTACCCACTACGTCTACAGGCCGTACTACAAGGGTGTGGCGCCGCAGAGCACGGCTGCTCAGCCGCTGCCCAGCAGCACCGTGTCCGCTCCGAGCCCGGACCTCGCGCCCCTGCGGGTGACGGCCACGAGGTAG
- a CDS encoding ATP-binding cassette domain-containing protein, translating into MTTNHEPAIAATGLRKSYGDKTVLDGIDIQVPAGTIFSLLGPNGAGKTTVVNILSTLISADGGQARIAGHDVTAEAQAVRAAIGVTGQFSAVDGLITGEENMLLMADLHHLSKREGRQVTAGLLERFDLTEAAKKPASTYSGGMKRRLDIAMTLVGSPRIIFLDEPTTGLDPRSRHTMWQIIRELVSGGTTVFLTTQYLDEADQLADRIAVLNGGRLVAEGSAEELKRLVPGGHVRLRFSDPVAYEQAATALRETTRDDEALTLQIPSDGSQRELRAILDWLDAAGIEADELSVHTPDLDDVFFALTGSPVPAETDAEKNADKETVR; encoded by the coding sequence ATGACGACGAACCACGAACCCGCGATCGCGGCCACCGGGCTGCGGAAGTCCTACGGGGACAAGACCGTCCTCGACGGGATAGACATCCAGGTGCCCGCCGGCACGATCTTCTCCCTCCTCGGGCCGAACGGCGCCGGCAAGACCACGGTGGTCAACATCCTGTCCACGCTGATCTCCGCCGACGGCGGACAGGCGCGGATCGCCGGACACGACGTCACCGCCGAAGCCCAGGCCGTCCGGGCCGCGATCGGTGTCACCGGTCAGTTCTCCGCCGTGGACGGCCTGATCACCGGCGAGGAGAACATGCTCCTGATGGCCGACCTGCACCACCTGTCCAAGCGCGAGGGACGGCAGGTCACCGCAGGACTGCTGGAGCGCTTCGACCTCACCGAGGCCGCCAAGAAGCCCGCCTCCACCTACTCCGGCGGCATGAAGCGCCGCCTCGACATCGCCATGACCCTGGTCGGCAGCCCGCGGATCATCTTCCTCGACGAGCCGACCACCGGTCTCGACCCGCGCTCCCGCCACACCATGTGGCAGATCATCCGCGAGCTGGTCTCCGGCGGTACCACCGTCTTCCTCACCACTCAGTACCTGGACGAGGCCGACCAGCTCGCCGACCGCATCGCGGTGCTCAACGGCGGCAGGCTCGTCGCCGAGGGCAGTGCCGAGGAGCTCAAGCGGCTCGTCCCCGGCGGTCACGTACGGCTGCGCTTCTCCGACCCGGTGGCGTACGAGCAGGCGGCGACCGCACTGCGCGAGACGACCCGCGACGACGAGGCGCTCACCCTGCAGATCCCCAGCGACGGAAGCCAGCGCGAGCTGCGCGCCATCCTCGACTGGCTGGACGCCGCCGGCATCGAGGCCGACGAGCTGTCCGTGCACACCCCGGACCTGGACGACGTGTTCTTCGCCCTGACCGGCAGCCCCGTCCCCGCCGAGACCGACGCCGAGAAGAACGCCGACAAGGAGACCGTCCGATGA
- a CDS encoding ABC transporter permease produces MSTASYAFRDNLTMLRRNLLHARRYPSLTLNLLLTPVILLLLFVYVFGNVMSAGITGGHADRADYVAYLVPGILLLTVAMTSLGTAVAVCTDMTEGIMARFRTMAISRASVLIGHVIGSVIQTLMALVLVLAIGLAIGFRPDATPVEWIAAAVLMALVSLALTWLSVGIGLISPNPEGASNIGTPLVMLPFLSSAFVPVDAMPGWFRWFAEYQPFSPCIETLRGLLLGSGIGTKNAVLAVAWCLGMTVLGYLWSKAKFNREPRN; encoded by the coding sequence ATGAGTACCGCTTCGTACGCCTTCCGTGACAACCTCACCATGCTGCGGCGCAACCTCCTGCACGCGCGCCGCTACCCCTCCCTCACCCTGAACCTCCTGCTCACCCCGGTCATCCTGCTGCTGCTGTTCGTCTACGTCTTCGGCAACGTGATGAGCGCCGGCATCACCGGCGGTCACGCGGACCGTGCCGACTACGTCGCCTACCTCGTCCCCGGCATCCTTCTGCTGACCGTGGCCATGACCTCGCTCGGCACCGCGGTGGCCGTGTGCACCGACATGACCGAGGGCATCATGGCCCGGTTCCGCACCATGGCGATCTCCCGCGCCTCCGTGCTGATCGGCCATGTGATCGGCAGCGTGATCCAGACGCTGATGGCTCTGGTGCTGGTCCTGGCCATCGGACTGGCCATCGGCTTCAGGCCCGACGCGACGCCGGTGGAGTGGATCGCGGCGGCCGTGCTGATGGCTCTGGTCAGCCTCGCGCTGACCTGGCTCTCGGTCGGCATCGGCCTGATCAGCCCCAACCCCGAGGGGGCCAGCAACATCGGGACGCCCCTGGTGATGCTGCCGTTCCTGTCCAGCGCCTTCGTGCCGGTGGACGCCATGCCGGGCTGGTTCCGCTGGTTCGCCGAGTACCAGCCGTTCTCGCCGTGCATCGAGACCCTGCGCGGGCTGCTGCTGGGCAGCGGGATCGGCACCAAGAACGCGGTGCTGGCCGTCGCCTGGTGCCTGGGGATGACGGTGCTGGGCTACCTGTGGTCCAAGGCGAAGTTCAACCGCGAGCCGCGGAACTGA